The Pseudomonas fluorescens genome includes a window with the following:
- a CDS encoding NAD-dependent epimerase/dehydratase family protein — protein sequence MGGSSLLGKRALPLLAQTGHLTSAFTRSLPTVSCPGVTWRKADDWHGLALDTFLSFAPLWVLPDYLERLASTHVKRVVVLSSTSRFAKHASPDARERDVAQRLICAEEQLEQWAIERQIEWVILRPTLIYGFGRDKNISEIARFIQRFGFFPLIGGGTGLRQPVHGDDVIQACLSAMSTPGLPSGGYNLSGGEVLPYHTMVRRIFQAMGRPERTLPLPAKALSVGVSILRCLPRYRHLSSALVGRMNQDLVFDHSHASDWLGFAPRAFHLMDEDLPGR from the coding sequence TTGGGCGGCTCCAGCCTCCTGGGCAAGCGTGCCCTGCCATTGCTGGCACAAACCGGCCACCTGACGAGCGCCTTCACTCGAAGCCTGCCCACGGTGTCCTGTCCCGGTGTGACGTGGCGAAAGGCTGACGACTGGCACGGATTGGCGCTGGACACGTTCCTGTCATTCGCCCCCCTCTGGGTGCTGCCCGACTACCTGGAGCGCCTTGCCAGCACCCACGTCAAACGCGTTGTCGTGCTCTCCTCCACGAGCCGCTTTGCCAAGCACGCATCGCCTGACGCTCGGGAGCGCGACGTGGCGCAACGCTTGATCTGTGCAGAAGAACAACTCGAGCAGTGGGCGATCGAACGGCAAATCGAATGGGTGATCCTGCGACCGACCCTGATCTATGGCTTTGGCCGCGACAAGAACATCTCGGAAATAGCACGTTTCATTCAACGCTTCGGATTTTTCCCGCTTATCGGTGGCGGTACCGGCTTGCGCCAGCCAGTGCATGGGGATGACGTGATCCAGGCGTGTCTGTCCGCCATGAGTACACCTGGCCTGCCCAGTGGCGGCTACAACCTCTCAGGAGGGGAAGTCTTGCCGTATCACACGATGGTGCGGCGAATCTTCCAGGCCATGGGACGCCCGGAGCGAACGCTGCCCCTTCCCGCCAAGGCACTCAGCGTGGGCGTTTCGATTTTGCGCTGCCTGCCACGTTACCGACATCTTTCAAGCGCCCTGGTGGGGCGGATGAACCAGGACCTGGTGTTCGACCATTCGCACGCCAGTGACTGGCTTGGTTTTGCTCCCCGGGCGTTTCATCTGATGGATGAAGATTTGCCTGGGCGCTGA